From the Longimicrobium sp. genome, one window contains:
- a CDS encoding TonB-dependent receptor: MGGSRAAAALILVLLLLIAPIRLLAQFPGELAGTVTDAANGAPVAAASVELAGTPLAARTDGAGAFRLRGLEPGEYRILVRRTGYASREVAATVRNGETARLSISLEPLPVALSALRVTAEAEAAGGTVARAEIEASGARTAAEVVERVPGVVVRGNGPTGARTVTIRGSAADEVLVLLDGVALNDPVTGEADLSAVPASSVERVTVLPGARTARYGPHAQAGVVLIETRAARPRQGLELSAGSLGEWSGGGEAGGAAGRTAWSVGGHLRRIGGGFDYRRDVNDPTMLRRTNDDLDEWSAFGAVSSPLAGGELRARGGWDALRRGLPGTGHTPSPEAREEMGRGRASLGWRRTGARTTLSALLSGATQRARFADPAPPFGVAYDDTTRVRAADLRVEAERALGDGVFRTAGGGIDAGVQHVDAGALGENAPRTRRDFGAFAHAAGVISISRQLIDLSAEGRVDRDGVTRDWFASRALTAGTSFGALRVQLASRSSFSPPSLGDQFFREGVGVVPNPDLRPERVPNEWELAASLGGRMGGADLSLSAAAFTGDVKGMIVWLPDFAFRWSPRNVDVARRGVDARMEAAVPAADLRLSGSWSVARITYVLDGEDSGIQVAYRPAHAGMFRAEWAPGAWRAEVAARYTGLRYPAPEKANALPGFWSAGAGVSRAWRLGRWAAVGAVTVDRLFDEKQSLIAGYPEPGRRVRLDLRLSRADLP; the protein is encoded by the coding sequence GTGGGGGGCTCCCGCGCCGCGGCCGCACTGATCCTTGTCCTCCTGCTCCTCATCGCCCCCATCCGCCTGCTCGCGCAGTTTCCCGGCGAGCTGGCGGGGACGGTGACGGACGCGGCGAACGGGGCACCGGTCGCGGCGGCGTCCGTCGAGCTCGCGGGGACGCCGCTGGCGGCGCGGACGGACGGCGCGGGCGCGTTCCGGCTGCGCGGGCTGGAGCCGGGCGAGTACCGCATCCTCGTGCGCCGCACCGGGTACGCGTCGCGCGAGGTGGCCGCGACGGTGCGCAACGGCGAGACGGCGCGCCTCTCCATCTCCCTCGAGCCGCTCCCCGTGGCCCTGTCGGCGCTGCGGGTGACGGCGGAGGCCGAGGCGGCGGGCGGCACCGTCGCGCGTGCGGAGATCGAGGCGAGCGGCGCGCGGACGGCGGCGGAGGTGGTGGAGCGCGTCCCCGGCGTGGTCGTGCGCGGCAACGGGCCGACGGGCGCACGGACCGTCACCATCCGCGGCAGCGCGGCGGACGAGGTGCTGGTGCTGCTGGACGGCGTGGCGCTGAACGATCCCGTCACCGGCGAGGCCGACCTCAGCGCCGTTCCCGCGTCGTCCGTCGAGCGCGTGACCGTGCTTCCCGGCGCGCGGACGGCGCGGTACGGGCCGCATGCACAGGCCGGCGTGGTGCTGATCGAGACGCGCGCCGCCCGGCCGCGCCAAGGGCTGGAGCTCTCCGCCGGCTCGCTCGGCGAGTGGTCGGGCGGGGGGGAAGCAGGGGGGGCCGCGGGGCGGACGGCGTGGAGCGTCGGCGGCCACCTGCGCCGGATCGGCGGCGGCTTCGATTACCGCCGCGACGTGAACGACCCGACGATGCTGCGCCGCACCAACGACGACCTGGACGAGTGGAGCGCGTTCGGCGCGGTGTCGTCGCCGCTCGCGGGCGGCGAGCTGCGCGCGCGCGGGGGATGGGACGCGCTGCGCCGCGGCCTTCCCGGCACCGGCCACACGCCTTCGCCGGAGGCGCGCGAGGAGATGGGGCGCGGGCGCGCGTCGCTCGGCTGGCGGCGCACGGGGGCGCGGACGACGCTCTCCGCGCTCCTTTCCGGCGCCACGCAGCGCGCCCGCTTCGCCGACCCCGCGCCGCCGTTCGGGGTGGCATACGACGACACCACCCGCGTCCGCGCCGCCGACCTCCGCGTCGAGGCGGAGCGCGCGCTCGGCGACGGCGTCTTCCGCACCGCGGGTGGCGGCATCGACGCGGGGGTGCAGCACGTCGACGCCGGCGCACTGGGGGAGAACGCGCCGCGCACCCGCCGCGACTTCGGCGCGTTCGCGCACGCGGCGGGGGTGATCTCCATCTCCCGCCAGCTGATCGACCTCTCCGCCGAGGGACGGGTGGACCGCGACGGGGTGACGCGCGACTGGTTCGCCAGCCGCGCGCTCACCGCGGGGACCTCGTTCGGCGCGCTGCGGGTACAGCTCGCCAGCCGGAGCAGCTTCAGCCCGCCCTCGCTGGGAGACCAGTTCTTCCGCGAGGGCGTGGGCGTGGTCCCCAATCCCGATCTCCGCCCCGAGCGCGTGCCCAACGAGTGGGAGCTGGCGGCGTCGCTGGGGGGACGGATGGGCGGCGCCGACCTCTCCCTCTCCGCCGCCGCGTTCACGGGCGATGTGAAGGGGATGATCGTCTGGCTCCCCGACTTCGCCTTCCGCTGGAGCCCGCGCAACGTGGACGTCGCGCGCCGCGGCGTGGACGCGCGCATGGAGGCCGCGGTGCCGGCGGCGGATCTCCGCCTGTCAGGATCGTGGTCCGTCGCGCGTATCACGTACGTCCTGGACGGCGAGGACAGCGGGATCCAGGTGGCGTATCGCCCCGCGCACGCCGGGATGTTCCGCGCGGAGTGGGCGCCCGGCGCGTGGCGGGCGGAGGTGGCCGCGCGCTACACCGGCCTGCGCTACCCCGCGCCCGAGAAGGCCAACGCGCTCCCCGGCTTCTGGAGCGCGGGCGCCGGCGTGTCGCGCGCATGGCGGCTGGGCCGCTGGGCCGCGGTGGGCGCGGTGACCGTGGACCGATTGTTCGACGAGAAGCAGTCGCTGATCGCCGGCTATCCCGAGCCGGGGCGGCGGGTGCGCCTGGACCTGCGCCTGAGCCGCGCAGACCTACCCTGA
- a CDS encoding cobalamin-binding protein, with protein sequence MFPTDPKRRIPIAAALAAALLAGCGGRADDRARGGAAADSSVSVTDDAGRTVTLPRPARRIVALVPAATETVIALGAGERLVGRTAYDRGVMVERLPSVGGGLDPSIEKLVSLHPDLVLGWETTGRTELRDRLTALGIPVFSVKLEDTTDVFRSIRSLGRLTGRTDAADSLATAIRGELDAVRASVAASPRPSVFFLVWNDPPMTAGPKTFVSQVIEIAGGRNAFADQAALWPNVSLEEIVRRQPDFVVVPIGEQGTVRLEALKTSVGWRELRALREGRGVSVPSQVVNQPGPHLAEAARAVRDAIHPELRGR encoded by the coding sequence TTGTTTCCGACGGATCCCAAGCGCCGCATCCCCATCGCCGCCGCGCTGGCGGCCGCGCTCCTTGCCGGGTGCGGCGGACGCGCGGACGATCGCGCGCGCGGCGGGGCGGCGGCGGACTCGTCCGTCTCCGTCACGGACGACGCGGGGCGCACCGTCACCCTTCCCCGCCCCGCGCGCCGCATCGTCGCCCTCGTCCCCGCGGCCACGGAGACGGTGATCGCGCTGGGCGCGGGCGAGCGCCTGGTGGGACGGACGGCCTACGACAGGGGGGTGATGGTGGAGCGGCTCCCCTCCGTCGGCGGCGGGCTGGACCCCAGCATCGAGAAGCTCGTCTCCCTCCACCCCGACCTGGTGCTCGGCTGGGAGACCACCGGCCGCACCGAGTTGCGCGACCGGCTGACCGCGCTCGGCATCCCCGTCTTCTCCGTCAAGCTGGAAGACACCACCGACGTCTTCCGCTCCATCCGCAGCCTCGGCCGCCTGACCGGGCGCACGGACGCGGCGGATTCGCTCGCCACGGCGATCCGGGGCGAGCTGGACGCCGTGCGCGCATCGGTGGCCGCTTCGCCGCGGCCGTCCGTGTTCTTCCTGGTGTGGAACGACCCGCCCATGACCGCGGGGCCCAAGACCTTCGTGTCGCAGGTGATCGAGATCGCGGGCGGGCGCAACGCCTTCGCCGACCAGGCGGCGCTGTGGCCCAACGTGTCGCTGGAGGAGATCGTGCGCCGCCAGCCCGACTTCGTGGTCGTCCCCATCGGCGAGCAGGGGACGGTGCGGCTGGAGGCGCTGAAGACGTCGGTGGGGTGGCGCGAGCTGCGCGCGCTGCGCGAGGGGCGCGGCGTCTCCGTTCCCTCGCAGGTGGTGAACCAGCCCGGGCCGCACCTGGCCGAAGCCGCGCGCGCGGTTCGCGACGCCATCCACCCGGAGCTGCGCGGGCGATGA
- a CDS encoding ABC transporter ATP-binding protein codes for MNGWSCRGLTFRYPEATGCAVDGVTVEVPAGACTAVLGPNGSGKSTLLRLMLGILSPSAGAVELDGRPVAQWGREEIARAVGVVPQGEEAVFPMTVREMVAMGRYPHLGPWRRERDADRRAVERAMERCDVLAFAQRPISTLSGGERQRARVARALAQEPSALALDEPTAALDVSHEMAIFELLRDLGRAGTTVLLVTHNLNLAARYADRLVLLDHGRVAATGTPAEVLARETVERVYGWPVRIDRHPGPGPDAGAPQVVPLSGESCAEMLGRREEDADAA; via the coding sequence GTGAACGGATGGAGCTGCCGCGGCCTCACCTTCCGCTACCCGGAGGCCACCGGCTGCGCCGTCGACGGGGTGACGGTGGAGGTCCCCGCCGGCGCGTGCACGGCCGTCCTCGGCCCCAACGGATCGGGAAAGTCGACGCTGCTGCGGCTGATGCTGGGCATCCTCTCCCCCTCCGCCGGCGCGGTGGAGCTGGACGGGCGTCCGGTGGCGCAGTGGGGACGGGAGGAGATCGCCCGCGCGGTGGGCGTGGTGCCTCAGGGCGAGGAGGCCGTCTTCCCGATGACGGTGCGGGAGATGGTGGCGATGGGGCGCTATCCCCACCTCGGCCCCTGGCGGCGCGAGCGCGACGCCGACCGGCGCGCGGTCGAGCGGGCGATGGAGCGGTGCGACGTGCTGGCGTTCGCACAGCGGCCCATCTCCACGCTCTCCGGCGGCGAGCGGCAGCGGGCGCGGGTGGCGCGGGCGCTGGCGCAGGAGCCGTCGGCGCTGGCGCTGGACGAGCCCACGGCGGCGCTCGACGTGAGCCACGAGATGGCCATCTTCGAGCTCCTGCGCGACCTGGGCCGCGCGGGAACGACGGTGCTGCTGGTGACGCACAATCTCAACCTCGCCGCGCGCTATGCGGACCGGCTGGTGCTGCTGGATCATGGGCGCGTGGCCGCTACCGGCACGCCCGCCGAGGTGCTGGCGCGGGAGACGGTGGAGCGCGTGTACGGCTGGCCCGTCCGGATCGACCGCCACCCCGGCCCCGGCCCCGACGCCGGCGCGCCTCAGGTCGTCCCGCTTTCCGGCGAGTCATGCGCGGAGATGCTCGGCCGGCGCGAAGAGGATGCCGATGCGGCGTAA
- a CDS encoding iron ABC transporter permease — MKPLARLALLAAIAVAALLVAVRLGAVPLSLRQVMDGVRGTADPTTVAIVRRLRLPRAVLAAMVGGSLAASGATFQALLRNPLAEPYILGISGGAAVGAVFAIALGGTLASAGVVGVAALAGAVFAVLLVFRLAAVVGRALDTRILLLAGVVVGAFFNACILLALTFADADAFRSAIFWMMGSFSGATWRGIALLGAAMVPGMTLLLALARPLNLLSVGEETAAYLGTRVERTKLLAYGTASLLTAGAVAVSGVIGFVGLVVPHVVRMLWGPDHRFLIPASVLLGAAFVVLADTLARTAAAPTELPVGVVTAFVGVPFFVWLLRRRAA; from the coding sequence ATGAAGCCGCTCGCGCGCCTGGCCCTGCTGGCGGCGATCGCCGTCGCCGCGCTCCTGGTGGCCGTGCGGCTGGGCGCGGTGCCGCTCTCCCTGCGCCAGGTGATGGACGGCGTGCGGGGGACGGCGGATCCCACGACCGTCGCCATCGTGCGCCGCCTCCGCCTTCCCCGCGCGGTGCTGGCGGCGATGGTGGGCGGCTCGCTCGCGGCCAGCGGCGCGACCTTCCAGGCGCTGCTGCGGAATCCCCTCGCTGAGCCGTACATCCTGGGGATCAGCGGCGGCGCGGCGGTGGGCGCGGTGTTCGCCATCGCCCTGGGCGGTACCCTGGCGTCGGCGGGCGTCGTGGGCGTGGCCGCGCTGGCGGGGGCGGTGTTCGCGGTGCTCCTGGTCTTCCGCCTTGCCGCCGTGGTGGGGAGGGCGCTGGACACGCGCATCCTGCTCCTCGCCGGCGTGGTGGTGGGCGCCTTCTTCAACGCCTGCATCCTGCTGGCGCTGACCTTCGCCGACGCCGACGCCTTCCGTTCCGCCATCTTCTGGATGATGGGAAGCTTCTCCGGCGCCACCTGGCGCGGGATCGCGCTGCTCGGCGCGGCGATGGTGCCGGGGATGACGCTGCTGCTCGCCCTCGCCCGCCCGCTCAACCTCCTCTCCGTGGGGGAGGAGACGGCCGCGTACCTGGGGACGCGGGTGGAGCGCACCAAGCTCCTGGCCTACGGCACCGCGTCGCTGCTGACCGCGGGCGCCGTGGCGGTGAGCGGGGTGATCGGCTTCGTCGGCCTCGTCGTCCCCCACGTGGTGCGGATGCTGTGGGGGCCGGACCACCGCTTCCTGATCCCCGCCTCGGTGCTGCTCGGCGCCGCGTTCGTGGTGCTGGCCGACACCCTCGCGCGCACCGCCGCCGCGCCCACCGAACTGCCCGTGGGCGTGGTGACGGCGTTCGTGGGCGTGCCGTTCTTCGTCTGGCTGCTGCGACGGAGGGCCGCGTGA